Proteins encoded in a region of the Patescibacteria group bacterium genome:
- a CDS encoding ribonuclease J, translating into MVYKRMKQPLAGTNVSKEQKLRIIVLGGLEEVGRNMTLMEYGNDIIIIDMGLQFPEEDMPGIDYIIPNISYLKGKEKNIRGVIITHSHYDHIGAIPHIMPKIGNPIIYTAKLSAGIIQKRQEEYRSAPKLRFYLIDETSHLKLGSFNVDFFRVNHNVPDSFGVVVKTPVGTVIHTGDFKIDHSPINDKPADLNKIAQIGGQGVLALMADSTNAEEEGYQISETKVSDELERIFENAKGRLIVGTFASLLNRVQQVISMAEKFNRKVMIEGRSMKTNVEIAHKLGYLKIKPGTLIEAENYHENKFPDDKIVIIGSGAQGEQNAFLVRFAEDEHKYLHVKEGDTIIFSSSVIPGNERTIQSLKDTLYRKGGKVIHYKLMDVHAGGHAKKEDLKLLIRLLLPQYYIPIEANHYMLRINGEIAESLGIPKENIFIADDGQVMEFTKKGGHLTKEFVPADYVMVDGLGVGDVSNIVLRDRRVMSADGMLVVIATIERKTGRLIGNPDIISRGFVYMKENKKLIESTRMKVKKICEDHDTKSPAFDDYLKNKIRDDIGQYLYQQTKRRPMILPVVIKV; encoded by the coding sequence ATGGTTTACAAAAGAATGAAACAGCCCCTGGCAGGGACTAATGTTTCAAAAGAACAAAAACTAAGAATTATTGTCTTGGGCGGGCTTGAGGAAGTCGGCCGCAACATGACTTTAATGGAATACGGCAATGACATTATTATCATTGACATGGGCTTGCAGTTTCCAGAAGAAGACATGCCAGGCATAGATTACATTATCCCTAATATTTCTTACCTCAAAGGCAAAGAAAAAAACATCAGGGGTGTAATTATCACCCACAGCCATTATGATCACATTGGCGCGATTCCTCATATCATGCCAAAAATTGGCAATCCTATTATATACACTGCCAAACTTTCAGCCGGTATTATCCAAAAAAGACAAGAAGAATACAGAAGCGCGCCCAAACTGCGATTTTATCTTATTGATGAAACCAGCCATTTAAAGCTGGGCTCTTTCAATGTTGATTTTTTCCGCGTCAATCACAATGTGCCTGACAGTTTTGGGGTGGTAGTAAAAACTCCGGTTGGCACAGTCATTCACACCGGCGATTTTAAAATCGATCACAGCCCAATCAATGATAAGCCGGCGGATTTAAATAAAATCGCCCAAATCGGCGGCCAGGGGGTTTTGGCTTTAATGGCTGATTCAACCAATGCTGAAGAAGAAGGCTATCAGATTTCTGAAACAAAAGTCAGCGATGAATTGGAAAGAATTTTTGAAAACGCCAAAGGACGTCTGATTGTCGGCACTTTTGCTTCGCTTTTAAACCGCGTCCAACAAGTGATTAGCATGGCGGAAAAATTCAATCGTAAAGTAATGATTGAAGGCCGCAGCATGAAAACAAACGTGGAGATTGCGCACAAGCTTGGTTATCTGAAAATAAAACCCGGCACCTTAATTGAAGCTGAAAATTATCATGAGAATAAATTTCCCGATGATAAAATTGTCATCATTGGTTCAGGCGCCCAGGGTGAACAAAATGCATTTTTAGTGCGCTTTGCCGAAGACGAACATAAATACCTGCATGTTAAAGAAGGCGATACGATTATTTTTTCTTCCTCAGTTATTCCTGGCAATGAACGCACGATTCAAAGTTTAAAAGATACCTTGTATCGCAAAGGCGGCAAAGTTATTCACTACAAACTGATGGATGTCCATGCGGGCGGCCATGCCAAAAAGGAAGATTTAAAATTATTAATCCGTTTGCTTTTGCCGCAATATTATATCCCGATAGAAGCTAACCATTATATGTTAAGAATCAATGGCGAAATCGCGGAAAGCTTAGGCATACCTAAAGAAAATATTTTTATTGCTGATGATGGCCAGGTCATGGAATTTACCAAAAAAGGCGGCCATCTGACCAAAGAATTTGTGCCGGCTGATTATGTCATGGTGGACGGACTGGGCGTGGGTGATGTTTCCAATATTGTTTTGCGCGACCGCCGCGTCATGTCAGCTGATGGGATGCTCGTGGTCATTGCCACTATTGAAAGAAAAACCGGCCGTTTAATCGGCAACCCGGATATTATTTCACGCGGCTTTGTCTACATGAAAGAAAATAAAAAGCTGATTGAATCAACCCGCATGAAGGTTAAAAAAATCTGTGAAGATCATGATACCAAATCCCCGGCCTTTGACGACTATCTGAAAAATAAAATCCGCGATGACATAGGCCAATACCTTTACCAGCAAACCAAACGCAGGCCAATGATTCTGCCGGTTGTCATTAAGGTTTAA
- a CDS encoding ABC transporter substrate-binding protein, with product MTSKIKSFFLNLSKNLKGFIFLQLEKFSQHQKIAKQKNLDQKIIAKLSKQRLPSWRQFKRLPQTLSAQESLLIKILGGLVIICLIVLFYFNFYTKLKTVPKDGGEFTEGLIGSPLYLNPILAQSNTDADLDLTRLIFSGLLKYNENLELVPDLAEKYEISSDQKIYTFYLKKNVKWHDGENLTASDVVFTFNSILNPDFKSPLYRSFAGSNAEKIDDYTVKFTLQEPYAAFLNLLTVGIIPQHLWYDIPPINAKLAVLNQKPIGSGPYKFKSLVKEKTGMIKIYTLEKNKDYYGKVPYINKILLKFYPDYENAITALTNKEIDNLSYLPKEYYNKFSNKRDINLLDLKLSQYTAVFFNKKNNTLLEDKKIKEALSYAIDKNKIIDDVLQGQGQVLDGPILPGFLGYNADITKYGYNPQKAIELLVSDGWTLAGEIFKKKDQELKITLTTIEQTDNIKIANLLKEFWTSIGVNVEIQTIPRDKIEDDIIKPRNYQALLYGEIVGSDPDLFPFWHSSQKDTAGVNLANYANRQADVLLEEARLNSDPKVRAQKYQEFQNILIGDLPAVFLFQPTYIYPLTKKIKGVGAQNISVPADRFINIENWYLKTKKTFSQ from the coding sequence GTGACTTCTAAAATCAAATCATTTTTTTTAAATTTGAGCAAAAACTTAAAAGGTTTTATTTTTTTACAATTGGAAAAATTCAGCCAGCATCAGAAAATTGCCAAACAAAAGAATCTTGACCAAAAAATAATTGCCAAATTAAGCAAGCAAAGACTGCCTTCCTGGCGCCAATTTAAAAGACTGCCTCAGACTTTATCAGCCCAGGAATCTTTACTTATAAAAATATTGGGGGGGCTAGTGATCATATGTTTAATAGTTCTATTTTATTTTAATTTTTATACTAAATTAAAAACCGTGCCCAAAGATGGCGGAGAATTTACAGAAGGCCTTATCGGCTCGCCTTTGTACCTAAATCCTATTTTGGCGCAAAGCAATACTGATGCGGATTTAGACCTGACCCGTTTAATCTTTTCCGGCCTTTTAAAGTATAATGAAAATCTGGAACTTGTCCCGGACTTGGCTGAAAAATATGAAATATCTTCAGATCAAAAAATTTACACTTTCTATTTGAAAAAAAATGTCAAGTGGCACGATGGTGAAAACCTGACTGCCAGTGATGTTGTTTTCACTTTTAACAGCATCTTAAATCCTGATTTTAAAAGCCCGCTTTATCGCAGTTTCGCAGGCTCAAACGCGGAAAAAATTGATGATTATACAGTAAAATTTACTTTACAAGAGCCCTATGCTGCTTTTTTAAACCTTTTAACTGTGGGAATTATTCCCCAACATCTTTGGTATGACATTCCTCCCATTAATGCAAAACTGGCTGTCTTAAACCAAAAGCCAATTGGTTCCGGGCCTTACAAATTTAAATCTCTGGTCAAAGAAAAAACCGGCATGATTAAAATATACACTTTGGAAAAAAATAAAGACTACTATGGCAAAGTTCCTTATATCAATAAAATACTTTTAAAATTCTATCCCGATTACGAGAATGCAATAACTGCTTTAACCAACAAAGAAATTGATAATTTAAGCTATCTGCCTAAAGAATATTATAATAAGTTCAGCAACAAGCGGGATATAAATTTATTAGATCTAAAACTTTCGCAATATACTGCTGTCTTCTTTAATAAAAAAAATAACACTCTCCTGGAGGACAAAAAAATCAAAGAAGCTTTAAGCTATGCGATTGATAAAAATAAAATAATTGATGATGTTTTACAGGGTCAGGGCCAGGTTCTTGATGGCCCGATTTTGCCAGGCTTTTTAGGCTATAATGCGGATATCACAAAATACGGTTACAATCCGCAAAAAGCTATTGAACTGCTTGTCAGTGATGGCTGGACTTTAGCCGGTGAAATTTTTAAAAAGAAAGATCAGGAACTTAAAATTACTTTAACCACAATTGAACAGACTGATAATATCAAAATCGCCAATTTGCTCAAAGAATTCTGGACCAGCATCGGCGTCAATGTTGAAATTCAAACCATTCCCAGGGATAAAATTGAAGATGACATTATAAAACCGCGCAATTATCAGGCATTGCTTTATGGTGAAATTGTGGGTTCGGATCCAGACTTATTTCCTTTCTGGCACTCTTCACAAAAAGATACTGCCGGTGTAAATCTGGCTAACTATGCCAATCGCCAGGCAGATGTACTCTTAGAAGAAGCCCGTTTAAATAGCGATCCCAAGGTTAGAGCTCAAAAATATCAGGAATTTCAAAATATTTTAATTGGTGACTTGCCTGCTGTTTTTCTTTTTCAGCCAACTTATATTTATCCTCTAACCAAAAAAATCAAAGGGGTTGGCGCTCAAAATATCTCTGTACCGGCAGATCGCTTTATCAATATTGAAAATTGGTATCTCAAAACTAAAAAAACATTCTCTCAATAA
- the secG gene encoding preprotein translocase subunit SecG, translating into MLLNIIQIIISILLVIAILLQQRGTGLSSAFGGQGNIYRTKRGLEKSLHILTIILAALFLATALINLLY; encoded by the coding sequence ATGCTTTTAAATATTATCCAAATTATCATCTCTATTCTGCTTGTTATTGCCATTTTATTGCAGCAAAGAGGCACTGGCTTATCTTCTGCTTTTGGCGGCCAAGGCAATATTTATAGGACAAAACGAGGCCTGGAAAAATCTCTCCATATACTCACGATTATTTTGGCGGCCCTCTTTCTGGCTACAGCCTTAATAAACCTCTTATATTAA
- a CDS encoding DsbA family protein has translation MAQTETSENKPKKWHQKWWGIFFLFGLAIMILYVAAFVFQFISLVDAQNQLANKYATALPSQAIDLKDIIETPYSVYSGPLDAGIVIVEFSDFQCPYCKEAYPIIKSIRQEYAASVKIIYRDFPNLAIHPNALNAALAGKCANEQNNFWPYHDLLFENQSDLSLENLKSLAVNAGLDQVQFNQCLDSQKYLAEIQNDLQAAQTLELAGTPAFFINGSKVEGVIPYDSFKSIIEQIKQQELSNK, from the coding sequence ATGGCTCAAACCGAAACTTCAGAAAACAAACCTAAAAAATGGCACCAAAAATGGTGGGGTATTTTTTTCCTATTTGGCCTGGCAATAATGATCCTTTATGTCGCTGCTTTTGTTTTTCAATTTATATCGCTTGTTGACGCCCAAAACCAGCTGGCCAATAAATATGCGACTGCGCTGCCAAGCCAGGCAATTGATCTTAAAGATATCATAGAGACGCCATACAGCGTTTATAGCGGCCCGCTGGATGCGGGAATTGTAATTGTAGAATTTTCTGATTTCCAATGCCCATATTGCAAAGAAGCTTACCCGATAATTAAAAGCATAAGACAAGAGTATGCTGCTTCGGTAAAAATTATTTATCGTGATTTTCCCAATTTAGCTATTCATCCGAATGCTCTTAATGCTGCTTTAGCCGGCAAATGCGCGAATGAACAAAATAATTTTTGGCCTTATCACGATTTACTTTTTGAGAATCAATCTGATTTGTCTTTGGAAAATTTAAAATCTTTGGCAGTAAATGCAGGTTTAGATCAGGTTCAATTTAACCAATGCCTGGATAGCCAAAAGTATTTAGCCGAGATCCAAAATGATTTGCAGGCTGCCCAAACGCTTGAGCTCGCAGGCACGCCGGCTTTTTTTATAAATGGAAGCAAAGTTGAAGGTGTCATTCCTTATGACAGTTTTAAATCTATAATAGAACAGATAAAACAACAAGAATTATCTAATAAATAA
- a CDS encoding 2-oxoacid:acceptor oxidoreductase family protein — protein sequence MIEIRVHGRGGQGNVTLAFLIAMAAFYDGKHSQSFPVFGVERKGSPVAAFAKLDDKFIRSRQQIYEPDYIIILDPSLVKISDVLTGAKKNTVVIINSDKEPAKVCPGYTGKVYCVPVLKIALKEIGKPIINTAMLGAFAKISGLIKIESAKKAIIENLGEKYGQDILAKNNKALVAAFNWVMKENL from the coding sequence ATGATTGAAATTCGCGTACATGGACGCGGCGGCCAAGGCAATGTAACTTTAGCTTTTTTAATTGCCATGGCAGCCTTCTATGATGGAAAGCATTCACAATCTTTTCCGGTTTTTGGCGTGGAAAGAAAAGGTTCTCCTGTTGCAGCTTTTGCCAAGCTTGATGACAAATTTATCAGAAGCAGGCAGCAAATTTACGAGCCAGATTACATTATTATTCTAGACCCAAGTTTAGTTAAGATCTCTGATGTTTTAACTGGCGCGAAAAAAAATACAGTTGTCATAATAAATTCCGATAAAGAGCCGGCCAAAGTCTGCCCTGGTTATACTGGCAAGGTTTATTGCGTGCCGGTTTTAAAAATTGCGCTTAAAGAAATCGGCAAACCCATAATTAACACAGCCATGTTGGGCGCATTTGCCAAAATCTCGGGTTTGATTAAAATAGAATCAGCCAAAAAAGCTATCATAGAAAATTTGGGAGAAAAATACGGACAAGATATTCTGGCCAAGAATAATAAAGCACTAGTCGCGGCTTTTAATTGGGTGATGAAAGAAAACTTATGA
- a CDS encoding 4Fe-4S binding protein yields MNKQLKNILTAKPGTTTEYLTGTWRTYMPVVDHEICIGCDTCNKVCPEGVCFSTGLKNSNGRIFYDRDLDYCKGCGLCAKECPVSAIKMVDDYK; encoded by the coding sequence ATGAATAAGCAATTAAAAAATATACTAACCGCAAAACCTGGCACGACCACGGAATATCTGACCGGCACTTGGCGAACATATATGCCCGTAGTTGATCATGAGATTTGTATTGGCTGTGATACTTGCAATAAAGTTTGCCCAGAAGGTGTTTGTTTTTCTACTGGCTTGAAAAATAGCAATGGCCGAATTTTTTATGATCGCGATTTAGATTATTGCAAAGGTTGCGGTTTGTGCGCCAAAGAATGTCCTGTCAGTGCGATAAAAATGGTGGATGATTATAAATAG